In the genome of Vibrio sp. NTOU-M3, one region contains:
- a CDS encoding GH92 family glycosyl hydrolase, producing the protein MFKRNLISLAILVGLTGGLAGCNNDSSSSLPGEPVVDLAVLKYVDPMIGTAASGHTFPGATVPAGMVQLSPDTFIGSNTDHESGLNPWHSASGYWDSSNYATGEVVNTDVPLYGFSHTHLSGTGATDLGDILVLPYADMADTQLNSFDKANEEASAGYYKSKLNQGQIEVELSATKRVGLHKYTFTDGADRNVKFDLGHTLMNNNGKSLKNKVEVVDEYTIRGRKTSTGWFQGQDHQGQDIFFYAKFNQPIAKALLGEQDLEPTREMRNGAVYSGDDLTAYLNFGTGEEPIEIRVGISPVNWQGAQKNLEAEAPSFDLAQVKEDAEYAWAEKLAKIKVEGGTDAEKTNFYTGMYHMMIAPIEFYDVDGQYVDMLGTVRTLKDGDTPNYSIYSTWDTFRAVHPMWTIIDPDQATLYVKDLIRKSNDEFGLLPKWEGHGSETGTMIGYPSAAILGDAVTKGLIDAEQGYKASVKSAHYTPHEYPQIHDDILSSLMAGQLNYHEKEQCVRYPNWNSVSYSLEFSFYDWTIAEMAKAAGDMDAYEEFKARSYNSLKHWDAEAGNADGTGFFVPTELKEGDPCALKYASTDFDPYKSDAFYYTEGNAWQWQWAFMQDLDKLTEIMGGTQGLNDKLNNLFTADPNGGEAHQDMTGYIGQYIHGNEPSHHVIYLYNRTEESYKAQEYLDQVYDQFYKPTPDGIIGNEDVGQMSAWYLMSALGFYQISPTDPTYSIGRPIFDKATVDIGSGTFTVTAENNGPDNMYIKEVTINGKPLDVYNTFQHSEFKAGGELHFVMTADKSEAMQANLGE; encoded by the coding sequence ATGTTTAAACGTAATCTTATCTCTTTGGCTATCCTAGTTGGTCTGACGGGTGGCTTGGCTGGCTGTAACAACGACTCTTCCTCTTCACTACCGGGCGAGCCAGTTGTTGATCTCGCGGTGTTAAAGTACGTCGATCCAATGATCGGCACAGCAGCTTCTGGTCATACATTCCCGGGCGCAACGGTACCGGCAGGTATGGTTCAACTGTCTCCAGATACCTTCATCGGCTCTAACACTGATCACGAATCAGGGCTTAACCCTTGGCACTCTGCTTCTGGCTATTGGGATTCATCCAACTACGCAACTGGCGAAGTGGTTAACACTGACGTTCCGCTGTACGGCTTCTCCCATACTCACCTTTCAGGTACAGGCGCAACGGACCTAGGTGACATCTTGGTTCTGCCATACGCAGACATGGCGGACACGCAGCTGAACTCGTTCGACAAAGCCAATGAAGAAGCAAGCGCGGGCTACTACAAAAGCAAGCTAAACCAAGGCCAAATCGAAGTAGAACTGAGCGCAACCAAACGCGTTGGTTTGCACAAATACACCTTTACTGATGGAGCGGACCGCAACGTGAAGTTCGATTTGGGTCATACCCTAATGAACAACAACGGCAAGTCTTTGAAGAACAAAGTAGAAGTGGTGGACGAATACACCATTCGCGGTCGTAAAACATCAACAGGCTGGTTCCAAGGGCAAGATCACCAAGGTCAGGACATCTTCTTCTACGCGAAATTCAACCAACCAATCGCGAAAGCACTGTTGGGCGAACAAGATCTAGAGCCAACGCGCGAAATGCGTAATGGTGCGGTTTACTCAGGCGATGATCTGACCGCTTACCTAAACTTCGGCACAGGCGAAGAGCCAATTGAAATCCGCGTGGGTATCTCTCCTGTTAACTGGCAAGGCGCACAGAAAAACTTAGAAGCGGAAGCGCCAAGTTTCGACCTAGCACAAGTGAAAGAAGACGCGGAATACGCGTGGGCTGAGAAACTAGCAAAAATCAAAGTTGAAGGCGGCACAGACGCAGAGAAAACCAACTTCTACACTGGCATGTACCACATGATGATCGCACCAATCGAGTTCTACGATGTGGACGGTCAATACGTCGATATGCTTGGCACAGTGCGCACACTGAAAGATGGCGACACACCAAACTACTCGATTTACTCAACGTGGGATACGTTCCGCGCCGTTCACCCAATGTGGACCATCATCGACCCAGACCAAGCAACGCTATACGTCAAAGACTTGATTCGTAAATCCAACGACGAGTTTGGCCTATTACCGAAATGGGAAGGTCACGGCTCAGAAACAGGCACCATGATCGGCTACCCGTCGGCAGCGATTCTGGGCGATGCCGTAACCAAAGGCTTGATTGATGCAGAGCAGGGTTACAAAGCATCCGTCAAATCCGCACATTACACACCGCATGAATACCCACAAATTCATGACGACATCCTAAGCTCACTCATGGCAGGTCAGTTGAACTACCACGAGAAAGAACAGTGTGTTCGTTACCCGAACTGGAACTCAGTGTCGTACTCGTTGGAATTCTCATTCTACGATTGGACGATCGCAGAAATGGCAAAAGCCGCTGGCGATATGGACGCGTATGAAGAGTTCAAAGCTCGTTCTTACAACTCTTTGAAACACTGGGATGCAGAAGCAGGTAACGCAGACGGCACGGGCTTCTTCGTACCAACAGAACTGAAAGAAGGCGACCCATGTGCGCTGAAATACGCTTCAACTGATTTCGACCCTTACAAGTCTGACGCGTTCTACTACACAGAAGGTAACGCGTGGCAATGGCAATGGGCGTTCATGCAAGACTTAGACAAGCTGACTGAAATCATGGGCGGCACGCAAGGTCTGAACGACAAGCTGAACAACCTATTTACTGCCGATCCAAATGGCGGCGAAGCGCACCAAGACATGACAGGCTACATCGGTCAGTACATTCACGGTAACGAACCTTCGCACCACGTCATCTACTTGTACAACCGTACAGAAGAGTCTTACAAGGCGCAGGAATACCTAGACCAAGTTTACGACCAATTCTACAAACCGACACCAGACGGCATCATCGGTAACGAAGACGTAGGTCAAATGTCGGCGTGGTACTTGATGTCAGCACTAGGCTTCTACCAAATCTCGCCAACCGATCCAACCTACAGCATCGGTCGTCCAATCTTCGACAAAGCGACAGTAGACATTGGCTCTGGCACCTTCACGGTAACGGCTGAAAACAACGGTCCAGACAACATGTACATCAAAGAAGTGACCATCAACGGCAAGCCTCTGGATGTGTACAACACCTTCCAGCACAGCGAATTCAAAGCAGGCGGCGAACTGCACTTCGTGATGACAGCTGACAAGTCTGAAGCAATGCAAGCCAACCTAGGCGAATAA
- a CDS encoding GH92 family glycosyl hydrolase — MKFKPSLLACAVLSALVGLAGCNDETTNIYDGTDTDNPGVDMDVHVPVDFADMDKTRYVNPFIGTGNLGNTYPGATTPHGMVQLSPNNGANGWEYISGYYYHDPRIAGFSHTHLSGAGAGDLNDILVMPINSRSDYMLNEGSATLNLEASRFQHRDEQATAGYYKVELLDYDIKAELTASDRVGVHRYTFPRDEKSEIIVNTGFKINWDYTSDSYLKWDKKHNRLEGHRFSDGWAPSQKEFFVMEFDQPIKNVRFAYYDKDEGRYMNVPEGITEIGNETRGKYQYARAYVEFDTAKEGLTVEAKLALSNVEIGRNGKSGASLNMTEVADMNFDQVREAATKKWEDELGKVEVSGDEDYKQTFYTAMYHSYLGQTIHSDLDGRYRQVHQGRNAYPDGNTPWGEKIDTLKESIRTADANKDGKADFTRYDTFSLWDTYRAVQPLSSILESDRLADVVLSMLSYAEEEWVDDKGNVRKGRLPEWTFKGNETGMMMGMHSTSVIHDVLSKGSLEKRMIELGFTESDQQNVKERLVEAMITDARSATSQGVAWIKEYEEQGYVPAQLHDTPPDSYGAHSPFKDSWTASYSLEYSMNDWAIAQSIKEVFGEDDPRYTEFADRSKNWQAQFDFGGKQYQGWFKARDYNGEFIDADWVDPVTGRAVGKDWRPDMFNWSFSESNGWQYSFSVQHDIHGLIDLMTRFDKKQNPEAKRGDLFAARLDEYWSTYPDRNAGDNQFPVFNTGNVGQHVQGNEPDIHVPYLYNYVGQPWKGQAAIAAATNVCYKNTADGICGNDDFGTLSAWFVFRALGFFPVNASSGIYEIGTPLFESASIDVGNNQKFTITAKNVSRENIFIQSARFNGKDFNRTYLTHEEIMYGGELEFVMGDKPNQRWGSLEQDLPPAQGIGQFQHEHEMPADSR; from the coding sequence ATGAAATTCAAACCTTCCCTACTCGCTTGCGCTGTTCTCAGTGCTCTCGTTGGTCTAGCAGGCTGTAATGATGAAACCACCAATATCTATGACGGCACAGATACAGATAACCCTGGCGTCGACATGGATGTTCATGTTCCTGTTGACTTTGCTGATATGGATAAAACACGTTATGTGAACCCATTTATTGGCACGGGTAATCTCGGTAACACCTACCCCGGAGCGACCACACCACACGGCATGGTGCAACTATCCCCAAACAATGGGGCTAATGGTTGGGAATACATTTCAGGATATTACTACCACGACCCACGTATTGCTGGCTTTTCTCATACTCACCTTTCCGGCGCAGGTGCAGGTGACTTGAATGACATTCTAGTGATGCCGATTAATTCACGTTCTGATTACATGCTTAACGAAGGTTCGGCGACACTAAACCTTGAAGCCTCGCGCTTCCAACATCGTGACGAGCAAGCCACCGCTGGCTACTACAAAGTAGAATTATTAGATTACGACATCAAAGCTGAGCTCACCGCGTCGGATCGTGTTGGCGTGCACCGCTACACCTTTCCTCGTGACGAGAAGTCAGAAATCATCGTCAACACAGGCTTTAAAATTAACTGGGATTACACCTCAGATTCTTACTTGAAATGGGATAAAAAACATAATCGCTTAGAAGGACATCGTTTCTCTGATGGTTGGGCCCCTAGTCAAAAAGAATTCTTCGTCATGGAATTTGACCAGCCAATCAAAAACGTCCGCTTTGCCTATTACGATAAAGATGAAGGTCGTTACATGAATGTGCCTGAAGGCATCACTGAAATTGGTAACGAGACACGCGGCAAATACCAGTATGCACGTGCATACGTTGAGTTTGACACAGCTAAAGAAGGCTTAACCGTTGAAGCAAAACTCGCATTATCCAACGTAGAAATTGGCCGCAATGGCAAGTCCGGTGCTTCTCTTAACATGACGGAAGTTGCTGACATGAACTTCGACCAAGTTCGCGAAGCCGCAACAAAAAAATGGGAAGATGAGTTGGGCAAAGTCGAAGTCTCTGGCGACGAAGATTACAAACAAACCTTCTACACCGCGATGTACCACTCCTACCTAGGCCAAACCATTCACTCAGATTTAGATGGCCGCTACCGCCAAGTTCACCAAGGTCGCAACGCTTACCCTGATGGCAACACCCCTTGGGGTGAAAAGATTGACACCTTAAAAGAGTCAATTCGTACCGCTGATGCCAACAAAGACGGCAAAGCAGATTTTACTCGTTACGACACCTTCTCACTGTGGGATACCTATCGCGCAGTTCAACCGCTGTCTTCGATTCTTGAGTCAGATCGCCTAGCCGATGTGGTGCTTTCTATGCTGTCTTATGCCGAAGAAGAATGGGTGGATGACAAAGGTAACGTGCGCAAAGGTCGCCTACCTGAGTGGACATTCAAGGGCAACGAAACGGGCATGATGATGGGGATGCATTCTACATCGGTAATTCATGATGTACTTTCAAAAGGCTCATTAGAAAAACGAATGATCGAGTTAGGTTTCACTGAATCTGACCAACAAAATGTCAAAGAACGCTTAGTCGAAGCCATGATCACCGACGCTCGTTCAGCTACCAGTCAAGGTGTAGCATGGATTAAAGAGTACGAAGAACAAGGTTATGTGCCAGCACAATTACATGACACTCCCCCCGACTCTTATGGCGCTCACTCACCATTTAAAGATTCTTGGACAGCCTCTTACTCACTGGAATACTCAATGAATGACTGGGCTATTGCACAATCCATCAAAGAAGTCTTTGGTGAAGACGATCCACGCTACACCGAGTTTGCTGATCGCTCTAAAAACTGGCAAGCACAATTCGATTTTGGCGGTAAGCAATACCAAGGTTGGTTTAAAGCGCGCGACTACAACGGTGAATTCATCGATGCCGATTGGGTCGACCCAGTCACAGGTCGCGCCGTTGGCAAAGACTGGCGACCAGATATGTTCAACTGGTCATTCTCTGAGTCTAACGGCTGGCAATACTCGTTTAGTGTTCAGCACGACATTCATGGTTTGATTGACCTGATGACGCGCTTCGACAAGAAACAAAACCCTGAAGCTAAGCGCGGTGACTTGTTCGCAGCTCGCTTGGATGAGTACTGGTCGACATACCCAGATCGCAACGCAGGCGACAACCAATTCCCAGTGTTCAACACAGGTAACGTTGGTCAACACGTTCAAGGTAACGAACCGGATATCCACGTGCCGTATTTGTACAACTACGTGGGTCAACCATGGAAAGGTCAGGCTGCCATCGCCGCGGCAACTAACGTTTGCTACAAGAACACGGCTGACGGCATCTGTGGTAATGACGACTTCGGCACGCTCTCTGCGTGGTTCGTGTTCCGCGCGCTTGGCTTCTTCCCGGTAAACGCCTCTTCTGGCATCTATGAAATCGGTACGCCGCTGTTTGAAAGTGCGTCTATCGATGTCGGCAACAACCAGAAGTTCACAATCACAGCGAAGAACGTCAGCCGAGAAAACATCTTCATTCAATCGGCTCGCTTCAACGGTAAAGATTTTAATCGCACCTATCTAACCCATGAAGAAATCATGTATGGCGGCGAATTGGAATTTGTCATGGGCGATAAGCCAAATCAACGTTGGGGTTCATTAGAACAAGATCTTCCCCCTGCGCAAGGCATCGGCCAATTCCAGCACGAACACGAGATGCCAGCAGATTCTCGCTAA